The region CATCTTCCAGTTGGCCGCCATGAGCGGCCTCCTCTCCCCCGCCATCCTCTAGACCTCCTCCCTCTCGGGCAGCACGGCCACGCCGGGCAGCTCCCTGCCCTCGACGTACTCCAGCGAGGCCCCGCCGCCGGTGGAGATGTGGCTCATCCTGTCCTCCAGGCCGAGCTTCCTGACGGCGGCGACCGAGTCGCCGCCCCCCACGACGCTCGTGGCCCCGCTCTCGGCGACGGCCCTGGCCACGCCCTCGGTGCCCCTGGCGAACGCGTCGATCTCGAAGACCCCCATGGGGCCGTTCCAGAAGATGGTCCTGGCCTGCAGGATGTGCCGGCGGAAGAGCTCGACCGTCCGGGGGCCGATGTCCAGGCCCATCCAGCCCTCCGGGATCTCCTCCACCGGGACGGTCCGGGTCCGGGCCCCCTCCTCCATCCTCTCGGCGACGACCACGTCCACCGGGAGCACGAGCCTGTCGGCGGCCCCCTCCATGAGGCGACGCGCCTCCCCGAGGTAGTCGTCCTCGACCAGCGAGGCTCCGACCCCGAGGCCCCTGGCCTTCAGGAAGGTGAAGCACATCGCCCCCCCGACGAGGAGGCGGTCGGCCACCCCGAGCAGGCTCTCGATGACCCCCAGCTTGTCCGAGACCTTGGCCCCGCCGAGGATGGCCACGAAGGGCCGCTCCGGGCTGCGCAGCACCCCATCCAGGTAGTCCAGCTCCTGCTCCAGCAGGAAGCCGGCGGCGGCGGGCAGCCGCTCGGCGACCCCCACGGTGGTGGCGTGGGCCCTGTGGGCCGCCCCGAAGGCGTCGTTGACGTAGAGGTCGAAGGGCCCGGCCAGCTCGGCGGCGAAGGCGGGGTCGTTCTTTGTCTCCCCGGGGTAGAAGCGGGAGTTCTCCAGCAGGATCACGCCCCGCTCCAGCTCCTCCAGCGCCCTGCCGACCTCAGGGCCCGTGGCGGTATCCAGCTTCCTGACCGGCTCCCCGAGCAGCTCCTCGAGCCGCCGGGCCACGGGGTCCATCCTGTAGCGGGGGTCGGGCTCGCCCTTCGGGCGGCCCAGGTGGGAGATCAGGGCGACCCTCGCCCCCCGCTGCAGCAGGTAGCGGATGGTGGGCAGCGCCCGCCGGATGCGGGTGTCGTCGGTCACCTCGCCGCCCTTTACCGGCACGTTGAAGTCCACCCGGACGAGCACCTTCTTCCCGCGCAGCTCGAGGTCCCTCACGCTCCGCTTGTCCATCTCACCTCCAGGAGAAGCGGCCCGGGGACCGGGGCCCCCGGACCGCGCAGGATGTTCGACGCCTCCCCCGGCGGCCTAGAGCCGCTCGCCGATGTAGGAGACCAGGTCCACCGTGCGGTTGGAGTAGCCCCACTCGTTGTCGTACCAGCCGAGCACCTTGACCGTGCGGCCGGTGGACATCGTCAGCGGGGCGTCGAAGATGCAGCTGGCCGGGTTGCCCACGATGTCCTGGGAGACGATGGGGGCCTCGGAGTACTCCAGGATGCCGGAGAGCTCGCCCTCGGCGGCCCGCCGGAACGCCCCGTTCACCTCCTCCACGCTCGCCTCCCGCGAGAGCTCGGCGACGAAGTCCGTGATCGAGCCGTCCGGCACCGGCACCCGCAGGGCCATGCCGTCGACCTTGCCCCGCAGCTCGGGGTAGATCACGCCGGCCGTCCGGGCCGCGCCGGTGGAGGTGGGTACGATGTTGTTGGGGGCGCTCCTGGCCCGCCGGGGGTCCTTGTGCGCCGCGTCCAGCAGGCTCTGGTCGTTGGTGTAGGCGTGGCAGGTGGTCATGAAGCCGCTCTCGATGCCGAAGTTGTCCTGCAACACCTTGACCATCGGGATGATGCAGTTGGTGGTGCAGCTGGCGTTGGAGACCACCTGGTGGTTGTCCGGGTCGTAGGTCTCGTGGTTGACCTTGTAGACGAAGGTGGCGTCGGCGCCCTTGGCCGGGGCGCTGATGACGACCTTCTTGGCCCCGCCCTCCAGGTGCCCGGCGGCGCCGTCGCGGCTGGTGAACTTGCCGGTGGCCTCGACGACGATGTCGGCCCCCACGTCCCCCCAGGGTATGCCCGAGGGCTCGCGCTCGGAGAAGGTCTTTATCTGGCGGTCCCCCACGCGCAGGACGCTGCCCTCCAGGGCCACGTCCTCGTCCCAGATGCCGTGGGTGGAGTCGCGCTTGAAGAGCAGCGCGAGGCTCTCCATCGGCATGAGGTCGTTCACCGCGACGACCTCCACGTCGCCGCGCTGCATCGCCGCCTTGGCCACGAGCATCCCGATCCGGCCGAAGCCGTTTATCCCTATACGTACAGCCACGTCACCTCTCCCATCTCTCGCACTGCTACTGCACCCTCTATTCTGCCCGCAACGCGCCGAGATTAACAGGGGTCCTCTCTACGGGCGGCGCGCTCGCCGAGGGCGGTGAGCCGCCGGAGCCGGTGGTTCGCGGCGCTGCGGGAGATCCCGCCGAGACGGGCGAGCTCGGCGAGCGGCGCGTCGGGGTGCTCGAGCCGGAGCTCGAGCATCTCCCTGAGCGCCGGCGGCAGCCCCTCCGGGTCGAGCCGCCGGAGGGCGGCCTGCTGCCGGGCGGCGGCGCGGGCGGTCCTCCCGGCGTTGGCCGCGTCGAAGTTGGTGATGCGGTTGGCGTTGGCCTTGGCCTCGCCGAGCACCGCCCGGGCCTCGTACTCGAGCACGGCGTCGTGCAGCCCCATCTGGGAGAGCAGGGTGGTCACCCCGTCGGCGCTCTTGGTGTAGGCCACCCAGCGCCCCCGGCGGCGGGTCACGCTGAGGGGGGCCCGGGAGAAGCGGGCCACCCGCCGGACGAACTCCTCGTCGGGGTGTACGAACTCCAGGTGGTGTCCCCCGGCCCCTCCGGGACGGGTCACCGACCCGGCCCCCGCGAAGGCGCCGCGCAGGTAGCCCGCAAGGTCGGCGGCCCCCCGGGCCTCGCGCACGGCGCGCAGCTCCCCTGCGGCCCGGAGCGCGGCCTCGCCCTCGGCCCGCACCGAGTAGCGCAGGCGCCCGAAGCGGTCCGGCTCCACGGTCCCGAGATGGGCCACGACGCCGAACTGGGAGCGCCACAGCCGGATCAGGGAGCGCGCGACGGCCGGGCTGAGGGTGGAGAAGGTGACCCCCGTCTCGTCCCGGCGGCCGGCGGCGTCCAGCAGCCCGGCGAGCTCCGCGCGCCCGGTGCGCGGGGAGGACCCGGCGGAGGAGGCGATCTCGCGCCGCAGCTCAGAGGCGAACGAGGGCAGCCTCGCACACCTCCCGGGCCAGCTTCTCCGGGTCGTGCCGGATGCCGGCCTCCCAGCGCCCGGAGAGCAGGTCCGCCTCCCGCACCCGGACGCCCTCGCGCTCGAGCTCCCCGCGGTCCACCTCGACCGGGAACGCCCCCTTCGCCGCGTAGCGGTCGAGCACCGCCCGGGGCAGCCTTCCCCGGTGGACGAGCACGTCGGTGACCACCGGCCCCACGTGGCGCGAGATCGCCCGGACGTGATCCGCCGCGCCAAAGCCGGAGGTCTCCCCCGGCTGGGTCATGACGTTCGCCGCGTAGAGCACCGGCCCCCCGAAGCGGGCGAGCGCCTCTCGCACCCCGCCGCCCAGCAGCGAGGGGATGGTGCTGGTGAAAAGGCTCCCGGGGCTCAGGACGACCACGTCGGCCCCCTCTATGGCCTCGAGCACCGCCGGGGGAGCCGGGGCGCCGCGGGGCTCCACCCCCACCCGTTCTATCCGGCCGCCGAGCCTCCCCACCACCGACTCGCCGCGCACCACCGTACCGTCCTCGTAGCGGACCACGAGCGTCAGGCTCTCGGTGGAGGCCGGGTAGACCCGGCCCCGCACCCGCAGAAAGCGGGCTGCTTGCTCCACCCCCTCGCAGAAGCCCCCGGCCATGTCCGCGAGCGCGGCGATGATGAGGTTGCCCACCGCGTGGTCCCTGAGCTCCTCCCCCGCCTCGAACCGGTAGTTGAAGACCTCCGCCAGCCGCCGCCGGCCGGCGAGGGCCACCAGGCAGTTGCGGACGTCGCCGGGCGGGGCGACCCCCAGCTCCTGACGCAGCCGGCCGCTGGAGCCCCCGTCGTCGGCCACGGTGACGACCGCGACCAGATCCCCGACCGCGTCCCTCAGGCCCCGCAGCAGCACCGGGAGCCCGGTGCCGCCGCCGAAGGCCACCACCCGTAGGTTCTCGCCGCCCCTGATCACGGGCTGAGTATACCCGGGGCGCGGCGGGGGGCTAACCCCCGAGCCGCTCCCGGCCGTGGGGCGCGGAGAGGTCGAGCACCGGCCCCTTGGGGACGATGCGGGAGGGGTTTATGCTCGCGTGGCTCGTGTAGTAGTGCTCCTTTATGTGGTCCAGACGGACCGTCTCCGCCACCCCGGGCCGCTGGTAGAGGTCCCTCAGGTAGCCCCAGAGGTTCGGGTAGTCCGAGATGCGCCGGAGGTTGCACTTGAAGTGGTAGTGGTAGACGGGGTCGAAGCGCACCAGCGTGGTGAAGAAGGCCCAGTCGGCCTCCGTGACCCGCCCGC is a window of Rubrobacter xylanophilus DSM 9941 DNA encoding:
- a CDS encoding phosphoglycerate kinase; translation: MDKRSVRDLELRGKKVLVRVDFNVPVKGGEVTDDTRIRRALPTIRYLLQRGARVALISHLGRPKGEPDPRYRMDPVARRLEELLGEPVRKLDTATGPEVGRALEELERGVILLENSRFYPGETKNDPAFAAELAGPFDLYVNDAFGAAHRAHATTVGVAERLPAAAGFLLEQELDYLDGVLRSPERPFVAILGGAKVSDKLGVIESLLGVADRLLVGGAMCFTFLKARGLGVGASLVEDDYLGEARRLMEGAADRLVLPVDVVVAERMEEGARTRTVPVEEIPEGWMGLDIGPRTVELFRRHILQARTIFWNGPMGVFEIDAFARGTEGVARAVAESGATSVVGGGDSVAAVRKLGLEDRMSHISTGGGASLEYVEGRELPGVAVLPEREEV
- the gap gene encoding type I glyceraldehyde-3-phosphate dehydrogenase, which encodes MAVRIGINGFGRIGMLVAKAAMQRGDVEVVAVNDLMPMESLALLFKRDSTHGIWDEDVALEGSVLRVGDRQIKTFSEREPSGIPWGDVGADIVVEATGKFTSRDGAAGHLEGGAKKVVISAPAKGADATFVYKVNHETYDPDNHQVVSNASCTTNCIIPMVKVLQDNFGIESGFMTTCHAYTNDQSLLDAAHKDPRRARSAPNNIVPTSTGAARTAGVIYPELRGKVDGMALRVPVPDGSITDFVAELSREASVEEVNGAFRRAAEGELSGILEYSEAPIVSQDIVGNPASCIFDAPLTMSTGRTVKVLGWYDNEWGYSNRTVDLVSYIGERL
- the whiA gene encoding DNA-binding protein WhiA, with the translated sequence MAHLGTVEPDRFGRLRYSVRAEGEAALRAAGELRAVREARGAADLAGYLRGAFAGAGSVTRPGGAGGHHLEFVHPDEEFVRRVARFSRAPLSVTRRRGRWVAYTKSADGVTTLLSQMGLHDAVLEYEARAVLGEAKANANRITNFDAANAGRTARAAARQQAALRRLDPEGLPPALREMLELRLEHPDAPLAELARLGGISRSAANHRLRRLTALGERAARREDPC
- the yvcK gene encoding gluconeogenesis factor YvcK family protein — translated: MIRGGENLRVVAFGGGTGLPVLLRGLRDAVGDLVAVVTVADDGGSSGRLRQELGVAPPGDVRNCLVALAGRRRLAEVFNYRFEAGEELRDHAVGNLIIAALADMAGGFCEGVEQAARFLRVRGRVYPASTESLTLVVRYEDGTVVRGESVVGRLGGRIERVGVEPRGAPAPPAVLEAIEGADVVVLSPGSLFTSTIPSLLGGGVREALARFGGPVLYAANVMTQPGETSGFGAADHVRAISRHVGPVVTDVLVHRGRLPRAVLDRYAAKGAFPVEVDRGELEREGVRVREADLLSGRWEAGIRHDPEKLAREVCEAALVRL